A stretch of Maniola hyperantus chromosome 15, iAphHyp1.2, whole genome shotgun sequence DNA encodes these proteins:
- the LOC117989049 gene encoding putative polypeptide N-acetylgalactosaminyltransferase 9, whose translation MLGKAVHVKDDVKGTIRMLIKKGWQDNAFNQFVSDLIPFGRTLPDFREDWCKQRKSSLSLPEVTIIICFHNEAFSTLLRTIRSVLHYSHKPFLREIILVDDFSTMLHLKSRLDARIQKLPSVRLVRAKRREGLIRSRIIGAKEASTSIVLFLDSHCECTEGWLQPLIERIAENNRTVVSPVIDHIDPSTFEYVAQNPKDIQLGGFNWNLNFIWKSLPRKIAAKRKKFAAPVKTPTIAGGLFAINKDFFEHLGYYDEDFEIWGGENLELSFKVWMCGGTLEIVPCSHVGHVYRTTFPYAGARENAKRNSVRLAEVWLDDYAKYFYERIGYLKGDFGDVSQRQKLRKRLKCNTFEWYLNNVCSDMVVPNNTAARGQIYTTGSHDMCLNANASPPDGTSDVLIKPCHHQGGHQFWLYTREGRLQFDHLCLDFLFNVITLFTCRNLADTQIWLYDIKTKLMLHVNTQDCLSVVANEKNDMRPVLERCSGKKTQKWYMDNFNANNLIPVINLL comes from the exons ATGCTTGGAAAGGCTGTTCATGTAAAAGATGACGTAAAAGGCACTATACGAATGTTGATAAAAAAGGGCTGGCAGGACAACGCCTTTAATCAATTTGTTAGCGATTTGATACCTTTTGGCCGCACCTTGCCTGATTTCAGGGAAGATTG GTGCAAACAAAGAAAAAGTTCGCTCAGTTTACCCGaagttacaataataatttgttttcaTAATGAGGCGTTTTCTACACTACTACGAACAATACGTTCCGTTTTACACTACTCACATAAACCTTTTTTGAGAGAAATCATACTTGTGGATGACTTCTCTACTATGC TTCACCTGAAATCTCGTTTAGATGCTCGAATTCAAAAATTGCCCAGTGTGCGTCTAGTGAGAGCTAAACGTCGCGAAGGATTGATAAGATCCCGGATAATTGGCGCAAAGGAAGCTTCTACCAGTATAGTCTTGTTTCTTGACAGTCATTGCGAATGTACTGAGG GTTGGTTACAGCCCTTAATAGAACGGATTGCAGAGAATAACCGAACAGTCGTTAGTCCCGTCATCGACCACATTGATCCATCCACGTTCGAATACGTTGCTCAGAACCCAAAGGACATTCAACTTGGTGGTTTCAAttggaatttgaattttatatggAAGTCATTACCACGCAAAATCGCAGCCAAGAGGAAGAAGTTTGCCGCTCCAGTAAAAACACCAACTATAGCAGGAGGATTATTTGCTATAAACAAAGATTTCTTTGAACATCTTGGTTATTATGATGAGGACTTCGAGATATGGGGAGGGGAAAACTTGGAGCTGTCATTCAAAGTGTGGATGTGCGGCGGAACTTTGGAGATAGTCCCTTGTTCCCATGTGGGACATGTTTATAGAACTACCTTTCCTTATGCAGGTGCCCGGGAGAATGCTAAGAGAAACTCGGTGCGGTTGGCCGag GTATGGCTGGATGACTACGCAAAATATTTTTACGAGAGAATTGGGTACTTGAAAGGAGATTTTGGTGATGTCAGCCAGAGGCAAAAATTACGCAAAAGGCTGAAATGCAACACGTTTGAATGGTACCTGAACAACGTGTGTTCGGACATGGTAGTGCCTAATAATACTGCCGCGAGGGGACAG ATTTACACTACAGGCAGTCATGACATGTGTCTCAATGCCAATGCATCTCCACCAGATGGTACAAGTGATGTTCTTATAAAGCCATGTCATCATCAAGGAGGGCATCAG TTCTGGCTCTACACGAGAGAAGGCAGACTACAATTCGATCATCTATGTCTAGATTTCCTGTTCAATGTAATAACGCTGTTTACTTGTCGAAATCTGGCCGACACTCAAATTTGGCTCTACGACATTAAG aCAAAGCTCATGCTGCACGTGAATACCCAGGACTGTCTGAGTGTGGTAGCCAACGAGAAGAATGACATGCGTCCAGTACTTGAAAGATGCTCAGGGAAAAAGACTCAGAAGTGGTACATGGACAACTTTAATGCTAATAATCTTATTCCCGTTATAAATTTACTCTGA